The Salvia splendens isolate huo1 chromosome 21, SspV2, whole genome shotgun sequence genome includes a window with the following:
- the LOC121785454 gene encoding iron-sulfur assembly protein IscA, chloroplastic-like translates to MAFSQSLQPPSLARLHNSSTPVRFSSLPSSSSSLSFSFSPSFLNRKKPFLSIKSASVEAPSAAGGLAPAIALTDKALTHLNKMRSERNEDLCLRIGVKQGGCSGMSYTMEFESKANTRPDDSVMEYNGFNIVCDPKSLLFLFGMQLDYSDALIGGGFNFKNPNATQTCGCGKSFAAEM, encoded by the exons ATGGCTTTCTCTCAATCTCTGCAACCTCCATCACTTGCTCGCTTACACAATTCTTCAACCCCAGTTCGATTCTCTTCCCTCCCTTCAtcttcctcctctctctccTTCAGCTTTTCCCCTTCATTTCTCAACCGCAAGAAACCCTTTTTGTCAATTAAGTCGGCCTCTGTCGAAG CTCCATCAGCAGCTGGGGGACTAGCGCCTGCTATTGCTTTGACGGACAAGGCACTGACGCACTTAAATAAAATGAGATCTGAGCGAAATGAAGATCTTTGCCTCAGGATTGGGGTCAAACAAGGTGGATGTTCTGGTATGTCTTACACTATGGAGTTCGAGAGCAAAGCAAATACAAGACCTGATGATTCAGTCATGGAATATAATGGTTTCAATATAG TTTGTGATCCCAAaagccttctctttctcttcGGTATGCAACTGGACTATAGCGATGCACTCATCGGGGGAGGTTTTAACTTCAAGAATCCGAATGCTACTCAAACCTGCGGGTGTGGTAAATCATTTGCTGCTGAGATGTAA
- the LOC121783943 gene encoding probable WRKY transcription factor 51 — MLKLKSKTNTTPQSQNPNSLNPNCDHPPSFGNQLEDPLYFDIANYLVFDEDFGSNHNISCEKSQGVVDCSNGSFTSPPFANNIRPIRVVNKYKAQEDCRFAFRTKTKLEVMDDGYKWRKYGKKMVKNSPNPRNYFKCSSGGCKVKKTVERDCLDPSYVITTYQGTHNHASSTYYCTSSAI; from the exons ATGTTGAAGCTAAAATCTAAAACAAACACTACTCCTCAATCTCAAAACCCTAATTCTCTCAACCCTAATTGTGATCATCCACCTTCATTTGGGAATCAACTCGAAGATCCTCTCTATTTCGACATCGCTAATTATCTCGTGTTCGACGAAGATTTTGGCTCAAACCACAATATATCTTGTGAAAAAAGCCAAGGTGTGGTGGATTGCTCAAATGGATCTTTCACTTCACCACCATTTGCCAATAATAT AAGGCCAATAAGGGTAGTGAACAAGTACAAGGCACAAGAGGATTGTAGATTTGCATTTAGAACAAAAACAAAGCTTGAAGTAATGGATGATGGGTATAAGTGGAGGAAATATGGAAAAAAGATGGTCAAGAACAGCCCCAATCCCAG GAACTATTTCAAGTGCTCAAGTGGAGGATGCAAGGTGAAGAAAACGGTAGAAAGGGATTGTTTGGATCCAAGTTATGTGATTACAACTTATCAAGGAACACACAATCATGCCTCATCTACCTATTATTGCACTTCCTCTGCAATCTGA
- the LOC121783343 gene encoding RNA cytidine acetyltransferase 1-like isoform X2 has protein sequence MDDELNILPISSHMKSITQLPVQEDSEGLSEAERELKSLKEQLNGETPVGPLIRKCCTMDQGKAVVAFLDAILDKNLLRTVALLAGRGRGKSAALGLAIAGAVATGYSNIFVTAPSPENLKTLFEFVCKGFNMLEYMEHMDYDVVKSTNPDFKKATVRINIYKQHRQTIQYIQPHEHEKLSQVELLVIDEAAAIPLPIVKSLLGPYLVFLSSTVNGYEGTGRSLSLKLLQQLEEQDRVSSKRVDTTVSGRFKKIELSEAIRYASGDPIENWLHTLLCLDVTNSVPSISRLPPPSECDLYYVNRDTLFSYHRDSELFLQRMMALYVASHYKNSPNDLQLIADAPAHHLFVLLGPVDESKNNLPDILCVIQICFEGQISRKSALKSLSDGHQPSGDQIPWKFCVQFRETVFPSLSGARIVRIATHPSAMRLGYGSAAVELLTRYFEGQLTTISEIEAEELLDDSPIRVVEAAEKASLLEENVKPKTDLPPLLVPLRERRPEKLHYLGVSFGLTQDLFRFWRKHDFAPFYISQVANAVTGEYTCMILKPLQCDDIESNKSDPLGFFSPFYQVFRKKFTKFLGRSFREMEYKLAMSILDPKINFSDVDTAPSSSGILNSISETLSSYAMMQLEAYTNNLVDYRMTEDFVDDLARAYMMEKIPVSLSYTQASVLLSMGLQGKDISRIETEMNLERQQILSLYMKVMKKFYKYLSSIELKDTLPTVSRLKDITMEPHPVSLDDDLNDAAKQVEEEMKSKGDGGLNPEFLQQYAIVDKEADFEKALQKGSGKLSAGALVSIKSERKKIDKQIDSEKKRSKHDRSSSKSNKKRKT, from the exons ATGGATGATGAACTAAACATATTACCAATTTCTTCCCATATGAAATCAATCACACAGTTGCCGGTTCAAGAG GATTCTGAAGGACTTTCAGAAGCTGAAAGAGAACTTAAGAGTTTGAAGGAACAACTGAATGGTGAAACTCCTGTTGGTCCTCTTATTAGAAAATGTTGCACAATGGACCAg GGTAAAGCAGTTGTTGCATTCCTTGATGCAATTCTGGACAAGAACCTCCTCAGGACAGTAGCCTTGCTTGCTGGACGTGGTCGTGGGAAATCAGCTGCTCTTGGTCTGGCAATTGCTGGAGCTGTTGCAACAGG ATATTCCAATATTTTTGTCACTGCACCAAGCCCAGAGAATCTGAAGACCCTGTTTGAATTTGTATGCAAGGGATTTAATATGCTCGAGTACATG GAGCACATGGATTATGATGTGGTGAAAAGTACAAACCCTGATTTTAAGAAGGCAACTGTGCGAATCAATATTTACAAACAACACAGACAGACTATTCAG TATATCCAGCCACATGAACACGAAAAGCTCTCACAAGTGGAATTGCTGGTTATTGATGAAGCGGCAGCTATACCTTTGCCAATTGTGAAGTCCCTGCTTGGTCCTTATCTTGTATTCCTCTCATCAACTGTGAATGG GTATGAAGGTACTGGGAGGTCATTATCTTTAAAACTGCTACAGCAACTCGAGGAACAAGATCGGGTTTCAAGCAAACGTGTGGATACTACTGTTTCAG GCCGATTCAAAAAGATTGAATTGAGTGAAGCAATCAGATATGCATCTGGCGATCCAATTGAAAACTGGCTTCATACTTTGCTGTGTCTGGATGTAACAAATTCCGTTCCTAGTATAAGCAG GCTACCTCCACCTAGTGAATGTGATCTATATTATGTCAATCGAGATACACTATTCTCCTATCACAGGGACAGTGAATTATTCTTGCAG AGGATGATGGCTCTATATGTTGCTTCTCACTACAAGAATTCTCCAAATGACTTGCAATTGATAGCTGATGCCCCAGCTCACCACTTATTTGTGCTACTTG GTCCCGTTGATGAGTCCAAAAACAATCTTCCTGACATTCTGTGTGTAATTCAG ATTTGCTTTGAGGGACAAATTTCTCGCAAATCTGCCCTTAAAAGCTTGAGTGATGGCCACCAGCCATCTGGAGATCAGATACCCTGGAAATTTTGCGTGCAGTTCCGTGAGACAGTTTTCCCAAGTCTTTCAGGTGCTCGAATTGTTCGCATTGCCACGCATCCTAGTGCAATGAGG CTTGGCTATGGTTCAGCCGCAGTTGAACTTTTAACAAG GTATTTTGAGGGCCAACTGACCACAATCTCCGAAATAGAAGCTGAAGAACTTTTAGATGATTCTCCAATTAGAGTTGTTGAGGCTGCAGAGAAG GCATCTCTGCTGGAAGAAAATGTGAAGCCTAAAACTGATCTGCCCCCATTGCTCGTACCTCTCCGTGAGCGTAGACCGGAAAAGCTCCACTACCTAGGGGTCTCTTTTGGGCTCACTCAAGATCTTTTCCGCTTTTGGAGGAAACATGATTTTGCTCCATTCTACATTAGCCAAGTTGCG AATGCTGTTACCGGTGAGTATACATGCATGATTCTGAAGCCATTACAATGTGATGACATCGAATCTAATAAATCAGATCCTTTGGGCTTCTTCAGCCCCTTTTATCAAG TGTTCAGGAAGAAATTTACCAAGTTTCTAGGACGTTCATTTCGTGAAATGGAGTACAAGCTTGCTATGAG CATCTTGGATCCAAAAATCAACTTCTCAGATGTGGATACTGCACCCTCTTCCAGTGGAATTTTGAATTCAATTAGTGAAACACTATCATCCTATGCTATGATGCAACTAGAAGCATATACAAATAACCTTGTTGATTACCGCATG ACCGAGGATTTTGTGGATGATCTTGCCCGTGCATATATGATGGAGAAGATTCCAGTTTCGTTATCATATACTCAAGCTTCTGTTTTGCTCAGCATGGGACTGCAGGGAAAAGATATCTCTCGTATCGAG ACGGAGATGAATTTGGAAAGGCAGCAAATATTGTCGTTATATATGAAAGTCATGAAGAAGTTCTACAAATATTTGAGCAGTATTGAACTGAAAGACACTCTTCCAACCGTGTCCCGCCTAAAAGAC ATTACGATGGAGCCACACCCCGTATCTCTAGACGATGATCTTAACGATGCAGCAAAGCAAGTTGAG GAGGAGATGAAATCCAAGGGTGACGGAGGGCTCAACCCCGAGTTTCTTCAACAGTATGCCATCGTTGATAAAGAGGCGGATTTCGAGAAAGCTTTGCAAAAGGGGTCTGGTAAGCTCTCCGCCGGTGCTCTCGTTAGCATAAAATCGGAGAGGAAAAAGATCGACAAGCAAATCGATAGCGAAAAGAAGAGAAGTAAACATGATCGAAGCAGCTCCAAATCAAACAAGAAGAGGAAAACCTAA
- the LOC121783651 gene encoding ras-related protein Rab7-like isoform X1: MTTPKRSLLKIILLGDSGVGKTSLMNQYVYKKFRAQYKATIGADFVTKELQIDDKLLTLQIWDTAGQERFQSLGVAFYRGADCCILVFDVNVLKSFETLQVWHQDFLKQVDPSNPEKFPFVLIGNKVDVDGGNSRVVSEKTAREWCEAKGNIPYFETSAKEDYNVEDAFINCAQIALATHPINIWPLDEDMPSHCDLERIQESMTGADLPRGGCAC; this comes from the exons ATGACTACACCAAAAAGAAGCTTGCTCAAGATCATCCTCCTTGGAGACAGTGg GGTGGGAAAGACATCCTTGATGAACCA ATATGTGTACAAGAAATTCAGAGCCCAATACAAGGCAACAATTGGGGCTGATTTTGTGACTAAAGAGTTGCAGATTGATGACAAACTTTTGACTTTACAA ATATGGGACACGGCCGGGCAAGAGCGGTTCCAGAGCTTGGGCGTGGCGTTCTACAGAGGCGCGGATTGCTGCATTCTCGTGTTCGACGTGAACGTGCTCAAGTCATTCGAGACTCTTCAAGTTTGGCACCAAGATTTTCTCAAACAG GTTGATCCTTCTAATCCGGAGAAGTTCCCGTTCGTGTTGATCGGGAACAAGGTGGACGTTGACGGTGGAAACAGCCGGGTGGTGTCGGAGAAGACGGCTAGAGAGTGGTGTGAGGCCAAAGGGAATATACCTTATTTTGAGACATCAgccaaagaagactacaatgtTGAGGATGCATTCATCAATTGTGCCCAGATTGCACTAGCCACTCATCCCATTAACAT TTGGCCTCTTGATGAAGATATGCCATCCCACTG TGATCTTGAAAGAATTCAAGAATCTATGACGGGAGCTGATCTGCCTAGAGGAGGATGTGCTTGctaa
- the LOC121783651 gene encoding ras-related protein Rab7-like isoform X2 codes for MTTPKRSLLKIILLGDSGVGKTSLMNQYVYKKFRAQYKATIGADFVTKELQIDDKLLTLQIWDTAGQERFQSLGVAFYRGADCCILVFDVNVLKSFETLQVWHQDFLKQVDPSNPEKFPFVLIGNKVDVDGGNSRVVSEKTAREWCEAKGNIPYFETSAKEDYNVEDAFINCAQIALATHPINIDLERIQESMTGADLPRGGCAC; via the exons ATGACTACACCAAAAAGAAGCTTGCTCAAGATCATCCTCCTTGGAGACAGTGg GGTGGGAAAGACATCCTTGATGAACCA ATATGTGTACAAGAAATTCAGAGCCCAATACAAGGCAACAATTGGGGCTGATTTTGTGACTAAAGAGTTGCAGATTGATGACAAACTTTTGACTTTACAA ATATGGGACACGGCCGGGCAAGAGCGGTTCCAGAGCTTGGGCGTGGCGTTCTACAGAGGCGCGGATTGCTGCATTCTCGTGTTCGACGTGAACGTGCTCAAGTCATTCGAGACTCTTCAAGTTTGGCACCAAGATTTTCTCAAACAG GTTGATCCTTCTAATCCGGAGAAGTTCCCGTTCGTGTTGATCGGGAACAAGGTGGACGTTGACGGTGGAAACAGCCGGGTGGTGTCGGAGAAGACGGCTAGAGAGTGGTGTGAGGCCAAAGGGAATATACCTTATTTTGAGACATCAgccaaagaagactacaatgtTGAGGATGCATTCATCAATTGTGCCCAGATTGCACTAGCCACTCATCCCATTAACAT TGATCTTGAAAGAATTCAAGAATCTATGACGGGAGCTGATCTGCCTAGAGGAGGATGTGCTTGctaa
- the LOC121783343 gene encoding RNA cytidine acetyltransferase 1-like isoform X1: protein MKKKVDERIRTLIENGVTARHRSMFVIIGDKSQDQVVNLHFILKNSVKKSSPNVLWCYKDKLDLSSHKKKRAKQVKKLMQMGLLDQEKADPFSLFLETTDITYCLYRDSERILGNTFGVCILQDFEALTPNLLARTIETVEGGGLILLLLRSLSSLTSLYTMVMDVHERFCTESHSLATGRFNERFLLSLASCKSCIVMDDELNILPISSHMKSITQLPVQEDSEGLSEAERELKSLKEQLNGETPVGPLIRKCCTMDQGKAVVAFLDAILDKNLLRTVALLAGRGRGKSAALGLAIAGAVATGYSNIFVTAPSPENLKTLFEFVCKGFNMLEYMEHMDYDVVKSTNPDFKKATVRINIYKQHRQTIQYIQPHEHEKLSQVELLVIDEAAAIPLPIVKSLLGPYLVFLSSTVNGYEGTGRSLSLKLLQQLEEQDRVSSKRVDTTVSGRFKKIELSEAIRYASGDPIENWLHTLLCLDVTNSVPSISRLPPPSECDLYYVNRDTLFSYHRDSELFLQRMMALYVASHYKNSPNDLQLIADAPAHHLFVLLGPVDESKNNLPDILCVIQICFEGQISRKSALKSLSDGHQPSGDQIPWKFCVQFRETVFPSLSGARIVRIATHPSAMRLGYGSAAVELLTRYFEGQLTTISEIEAEELLDDSPIRVVEAAEKASLLEENVKPKTDLPPLLVPLRERRPEKLHYLGVSFGLTQDLFRFWRKHDFAPFYISQVANAVTGEYTCMILKPLQCDDIESNKSDPLGFFSPFYQVFRKKFTKFLGRSFREMEYKLAMSILDPKINFSDVDTAPSSSGILNSISETLSSYAMMQLEAYTNNLVDYRMTEDFVDDLARAYMMEKIPVSLSYTQASVLLSMGLQGKDISRIETEMNLERQQILSLYMKVMKKFYKYLSSIELKDTLPTVSRLKDITMEPHPVSLDDDLNDAAKQVEEEMKSKGDGGLNPEFLQQYAIVDKEADFEKALQKGSGKLSAGALVSIKSERKKIDKQIDSEKKRSKHDRSSSKSNKKRKT, encoded by the exons ATGAAAAAGAAGGTCGACGAACGAATTAGGACCCTAATTGAAAATGGCGTCACAGCTCGTCATCGCTCCATGTTCGTTATTATTGGTGATAAGTCACAAGACCAG GTTGTGAATTTGCATTTCATATTGAAAAATTCAGTGAAGAAGTCAAGCCCGAATGTGTTATGGTGCTACAAGGACAAACTCGATCTCAGCAG tcACAAAAAGAAGCGGGCGAAGCAAGTAAAGAAGCTAATGCAGATGGGCTTGTTGGATCAAGAGAAAGCTGATCCTTTCTCACTTTTTCTTGAAACTACTGACATAACATATTGCCTATACAGAGATTCTGAAAGAATTCTTGGCAACACTTTTGGCGTGTGTATATTACAG GATTTTGAAGCTTTGACGCCAAATCTTCTGGCAAGAACTATTGAAACTGTTGAAGGTGGTGGATTGATATTATTGCTGCTCCGCTCTCTTTCCTCACTCACTAGTCTATACACTATGGTTATG GATGTTCATGAGAGATTCTGTACAGAATCTCATTCTCTCGCAACTGGGCGCTTCAATGAGCGCTTCTTACTTTCACTTGCTTCCTGCAAATCTTGCATTGTCATGGATGATGAACTAAACATATTACCAATTTCTTCCCATATGAAATCAATCACACAGTTGCCGGTTCAAGAG GATTCTGAAGGACTTTCAGAAGCTGAAAGAGAACTTAAGAGTTTGAAGGAACAACTGAATGGTGAAACTCCTGTTGGTCCTCTTATTAGAAAATGTTGCACAATGGACCAg GGTAAAGCAGTTGTTGCATTCCTTGATGCAATTCTGGACAAGAACCTCCTCAGGACAGTAGCCTTGCTTGCTGGACGTGGTCGTGGGAAATCAGCTGCTCTTGGTCTGGCAATTGCTGGAGCTGTTGCAACAGG ATATTCCAATATTTTTGTCACTGCACCAAGCCCAGAGAATCTGAAGACCCTGTTTGAATTTGTATGCAAGGGATTTAATATGCTCGAGTACATG GAGCACATGGATTATGATGTGGTGAAAAGTACAAACCCTGATTTTAAGAAGGCAACTGTGCGAATCAATATTTACAAACAACACAGACAGACTATTCAG TATATCCAGCCACATGAACACGAAAAGCTCTCACAAGTGGAATTGCTGGTTATTGATGAAGCGGCAGCTATACCTTTGCCAATTGTGAAGTCCCTGCTTGGTCCTTATCTTGTATTCCTCTCATCAACTGTGAATGG GTATGAAGGTACTGGGAGGTCATTATCTTTAAAACTGCTACAGCAACTCGAGGAACAAGATCGGGTTTCAAGCAAACGTGTGGATACTACTGTTTCAG GCCGATTCAAAAAGATTGAATTGAGTGAAGCAATCAGATATGCATCTGGCGATCCAATTGAAAACTGGCTTCATACTTTGCTGTGTCTGGATGTAACAAATTCCGTTCCTAGTATAAGCAG GCTACCTCCACCTAGTGAATGTGATCTATATTATGTCAATCGAGATACACTATTCTCCTATCACAGGGACAGTGAATTATTCTTGCAG AGGATGATGGCTCTATATGTTGCTTCTCACTACAAGAATTCTCCAAATGACTTGCAATTGATAGCTGATGCCCCAGCTCACCACTTATTTGTGCTACTTG GTCCCGTTGATGAGTCCAAAAACAATCTTCCTGACATTCTGTGTGTAATTCAG ATTTGCTTTGAGGGACAAATTTCTCGCAAATCTGCCCTTAAAAGCTTGAGTGATGGCCACCAGCCATCTGGAGATCAGATACCCTGGAAATTTTGCGTGCAGTTCCGTGAGACAGTTTTCCCAAGTCTTTCAGGTGCTCGAATTGTTCGCATTGCCACGCATCCTAGTGCAATGAGG CTTGGCTATGGTTCAGCCGCAGTTGAACTTTTAACAAG GTATTTTGAGGGCCAACTGACCACAATCTCCGAAATAGAAGCTGAAGAACTTTTAGATGATTCTCCAATTAGAGTTGTTGAGGCTGCAGAGAAG GCATCTCTGCTGGAAGAAAATGTGAAGCCTAAAACTGATCTGCCCCCATTGCTCGTACCTCTCCGTGAGCGTAGACCGGAAAAGCTCCACTACCTAGGGGTCTCTTTTGGGCTCACTCAAGATCTTTTCCGCTTTTGGAGGAAACATGATTTTGCTCCATTCTACATTAGCCAAGTTGCG AATGCTGTTACCGGTGAGTATACATGCATGATTCTGAAGCCATTACAATGTGATGACATCGAATCTAATAAATCAGATCCTTTGGGCTTCTTCAGCCCCTTTTATCAAG TGTTCAGGAAGAAATTTACCAAGTTTCTAGGACGTTCATTTCGTGAAATGGAGTACAAGCTTGCTATGAG CATCTTGGATCCAAAAATCAACTTCTCAGATGTGGATACTGCACCCTCTTCCAGTGGAATTTTGAATTCAATTAGTGAAACACTATCATCCTATGCTATGATGCAACTAGAAGCATATACAAATAACCTTGTTGATTACCGCATG ACCGAGGATTTTGTGGATGATCTTGCCCGTGCATATATGATGGAGAAGATTCCAGTTTCGTTATCATATACTCAAGCTTCTGTTTTGCTCAGCATGGGACTGCAGGGAAAAGATATCTCTCGTATCGAG ACGGAGATGAATTTGGAAAGGCAGCAAATATTGTCGTTATATATGAAAGTCATGAAGAAGTTCTACAAATATTTGAGCAGTATTGAACTGAAAGACACTCTTCCAACCGTGTCCCGCCTAAAAGAC ATTACGATGGAGCCACACCCCGTATCTCTAGACGATGATCTTAACGATGCAGCAAAGCAAGTTGAG GAGGAGATGAAATCCAAGGGTGACGGAGGGCTCAACCCCGAGTTTCTTCAACAGTATGCCATCGTTGATAAAGAGGCGGATTTCGAGAAAGCTTTGCAAAAGGGGTCTGGTAAGCTCTCCGCCGGTGCTCTCGTTAGCATAAAATCGGAGAGGAAAAAGATCGACAAGCAAATCGATAGCGAAAAGAAGAGAAGTAAACATGATCGAAGCAGCTCCAAATCAAACAAGAAGAGGAAAACCTAA